The Seriola aureovittata isolate HTS-2021-v1 ecotype China chromosome 12, ASM2101889v1, whole genome shotgun sequence genome window below encodes:
- the LOC130178660 gene encoding kinesin-1 heavy chain — protein MADPAECTIKVMCRFRPLNSSEVTRGDRYIPKFQGEETVVIAGKPYMFDRVFQSNTTQEQVYNACAQKIVKDVLEGYNGTIFAYGQTSSGKTHTMEGNLHDTDSMGIIPRIVQDIFNYIYSMDENLEFHIKVSYFEIYLDKIRDLLDVSKTNLSVHEDKNRVPYVKGCTERFVCSPEEVMDTIDEGKSNRHVAVTNMNEHSSRSHSIFLINVKQENTQTEQKLSGKLYLVDLAGSEKVSKTGAEGAVLDEAKNINKSLSSLGNVISALAEGTAYIPYRDSKMTRILQDSLGGNCRTTIVICCSPSSFNEAETKSTLMFGQRAKTIKNTVTVNVELTAEQWKQKYEREKEKNKTLRNTITWLENELNRWRNGESVPVEEQFDKEKANAEVQALDNVINDKPASTPNVPGVRLTDVEKDKCEAELAKLYKQLDDKDEEINQQSQLAEKLKQQMLDQEELLASSRRDHENLQSELNRLQAENEASKEEVKEVLQALEELAVNYDQKSQEVEDKTKEFEAISEELSQKSSILSSLDSELQKLKEMSNHQKKRVTEMMSSLLKDLAEIGIAVGSNDIKQHEGGSGLIDEEFTVARLYISKMKSEVKTMVKRCKQLESTQSESNKKMDENEKELAACQLRISQHEAKIKSLTEYLQNVEQKKRQLEENVDSLNEELVKLSAQEKVHAMEKENEIQTANEVKEAVEKQIHSHREAHQKQISSLRDELDNKEKLITELQDLNQKIMLEQERLRVEHEKLKSTDQEKSRKLHELTVMQDRREQARQDLKGLEETVAKELQTLHNLRKLFVQDLATRVKKSAEMDSDDTGGSAAQKQKISFLENNLEQLTKVHKQLVRDNADLRCELPKLEKRLRATAERVKALESALKEAKENAARDRKRYQQEVDRIKEAVRAKNMARRGHSAQIAKPIRPGQQPVASPTHPNINRSGGSFYQNSQTVSIRGGSGKPDKN, from the exons GGTAAACCATACATGTTTGACAGAGTGTTTCAGTCAAATACAACACAGGAACAAGTGTACAATGCCTGCGCCCAGAAGATTGTAAAAG atgttCTGGAGGGATACAATGGAACAATTTTTGCATATGGACAGACATCATCtggcaaaacacacaccatGGAG GGGAATCTCCATGACACAGATTCAATGGGCATCATCCCCAGGATAGTTCAAGACATTTTCAACTACATCTATTCCATGGATGAAAACTTGGAGTTTCATATCAAA GTTTCATATTTTGAAATCTACTTAGACAAGATCCGGGACCTTCTGGATG TGTCAAAGACCAATTTGTCAGTGcatgaagacaaaaacagagtaCCCTACGTCAAG ggctgCACTGAGAGGTTTGTCTGCAGCCCAGAGGAGGTCATGGATACAATCGATGAAGGCAAATCTAACAGACATGTAGCAGTTACAA ACATGAACGAGCACAGCTCCAGGAGTCACAGCATCTTCCTGATAAACGTCAAACAGGAGAACACTCAGACAGAGCAAAAGCTCAGTGGCAAACTCTACCTGGTGGATCTGGCTGGAAGTGAAAAG GTCAGTaaaacaggagcagagggagctgTCCTGGATGAAGCAAAGAACATCAACAAGTCTCTGTCGTCCCTGGGAAACGTCATCTCTGCTCTGGCTGAAGGAACG GCCTACATCCCATACCGAGACAGCAAGATGACCCGTATCCTGCAGGACTCGCTGGGTGGTAACTGTCGAACCACTATTGTTATCTGCTGCTCGCCTTCCTCCTTTAATGAGGCCGAAACCAAATCCACTCTCATGTTCGGACAAAG AGCAAAGACTATCAAGAACACAGTCACTGTCAATGTTGAGctgacagcagagcagtggaAGCAGAAGTatgagagggagaaggagaagaataAGACCTTGAGGAACACCATCACCTGGTTGGAGAACGAGCTCAACCGCTGGAGGAATG GTGAGAGCGTGCCAGTGGAGGAGCAGTTTGACAAGGAGAAGGCCAACGCCGAGGTGCAGGCCCTGGACAACGTAATTAATGACAAGCCAGCCTCCACGCCCAACGTGCCCGGTGTTCGCCTCACCGACGTGGAGAAGGACAAATGTGAGGCTGAGCTGGCCAAGCTTTACAAACAGCTGGATGATAAG GATGAGGAGATCAACCAGCAGAGCCAGCTGGCCGAGaagctgaagcagcagatgcTGGACCAGGAGGAG CTTCTAGCCTCTTCCCGCCGTGATCATGAGAATCTACAGTCAGAGCTGAACCGCCTGCAGGCGGAGAACGAGGCCTccaaggaggaggtgaaggaggtgctgcaggctctggaggagctggcTGTCAACTATGACCAGAAGAGCCAGGAGGTGGAGGATAAGACCAAGGAGTTTGAGGCCATCAGCGAGGAGCTCAGCCAGAAATCA TCCATCCTGTCGTCTCTGGACTCTGAGCTCCAGAAGCTGAAGGAGATGTCCAACCACCAGAAGAAGAGGGTGActgagatgatgtcatcactgctCAAAGATTTAGCCGAGATCGGTATCGCAGTGGGCAGCAATGACATCAAG CAACATGAGGGTGGCAGCGGCCTGATAGACGAGGAGTTCACGGTGGCTCGTCTCTACATTAGTAAGATGAAGTCAGAGGTGAAGACCATGGTGAAACGCTGCAAGCAGCTGGAGAGCACTCAGTCAGAGAGCAACAAGAAGATGGATGAGAACGAGAAGGAGCTGGCTGCCTGCCAGCTGCGCATCTCCCAG CATGAGGCTAAAATCAAGTCGCTGACTGAGTACCTGCAGAACgtggagcagaagaagaggcagctggaggagaaCGTGGACTCTCTCAATGAAGAACTTGTCAAGCTCAGTGCTCAGG aGAAAGTCCATGCaatggagaaagagaatgagatcCAGACTGCCAATGAAGTCAAG gaagCAGTGGAAAAGCAGATCCATTCCCACCGTGAAGCTCACCAGAAACAGATCAGCAGCCTGAGAGATGAGCTGGACAACAAAGAGAAACTCATCACTGAACTGCAGGA TCTGAACCAGAAGATCATGCTGGAgcaagagaggctcagagtggAGCACGAGAAACTCAAATCCACCGACCAGGAGAAGAGCCGCAAGCTACATGAGCTTAC ggTGATGCAGGACAGAAGGGAGCAGGCCAGACAGGACCTGAAGGGTCTGGAAGAGACAGTG GCCAAGGAGCTGCAAACACTGCACAACCTGAGGAAACTCTTTGTCCAGGACCTGGCCACCAGAGTGAAAAAG AGCGCTGAAATGGACTCAGACGACACAGGTGGGAgtgctgcacagaaacagaaaatctcCTTTCTTGAGAACAATCTTGAGCAGCTCACCAAGGTTCACAAACAG CTGGTGCGTGATAATGCAGACCTGCGCTGTGAGCTTCCTAAACTGGAAAAGCGCCTTCGTGCTACGGCTGAGCGGGTCAAGGCCCTGGAATCTGCTCTGAAGGAGGCGAAGGAGAACGCTGCCCGCGACCGCAAGCGCTACCAACAGGAAGTGGACCGCATCAAGGAGGCCGTCAGAGCCAAGAATATGGCCAGAAGGGGACATTCAGCCCAGATCG CCAAACCCATCCGGCCTGGGCAGCAGCCAGTGGCATCTCCCACCCACCCCAACATCAACCGCAGCGGAGGAAGCTTCTACCAGAACAGCCAGACGGTGTCCATCAGGGGAGGCAGCGGCAAACCAGACAAGAA ctga